The following proteins come from a genomic window of Iamia sp. SCSIO 61187:
- the pstA gene encoding phosphate ABC transporter permease PstA, with product MSTLPTQITADAVAARLRGDKADVSGRVFRYALIACLVFVLATLLTLLWDVASTAIPFLGDRGVVDFVTRYTSPRAEVAGIYQALMGTIQMGLIIIVVAFPLGVATALYLEEYAGDNLFTRAIEVVIRNLAGVPAIVYGLLGAALFARGGLSFLTGRESLLSAGLTLAVLVLPIVVITSAEAIRAVPASLREGGFGAGATRWEVIRTLVLPNAFPGILTGTILGLARGLGEAAPLLLIGAKGYLPGGEFGDLKGNFTSLPYLISDWTKLPPNQGWPDNTAAAILVTLVVILGINAVGIYLRNRFEKASR from the coding sequence ATGAGCACGCTCCCCACCCAGATCACCGCCGACGCCGTCGCCGCCCGCCTCCGGGGCGACAAGGCCGACGTCAGCGGGCGGGTCTTCCGCTACGCCCTCATCGCCTGCCTGGTCTTCGTCCTCGCCACCTTGCTCACCCTGCTCTGGGACGTGGCCAGCACGGCCATCCCGTTCCTCGGCGACCGCGGGGTCGTGGACTTCGTCACCCGCTACACCTCGCCCCGAGCCGAGGTGGCCGGCATCTACCAGGCCCTCATGGGCACCATCCAGATGGGGCTCATCATCATCGTCGTGGCCTTCCCGCTGGGCGTGGCCACGGCGCTGTACCTGGAGGAGTACGCCGGCGACAACCTGTTCACCCGGGCCATCGAGGTCGTGATCCGCAACCTGGCCGGGGTGCCCGCCATCGTCTACGGCCTCCTGGGCGCCGCCCTCTTCGCCCGGGGCGGCCTCAGCTTCCTGACCGGCCGGGAGTCGCTCCTGTCGGCCGGTCTGACCCTCGCGGTCCTGGTGCTGCCGATCGTGGTCATCACCTCGGCCGAGGCCATCCGGGCCGTGCCCGCATCGCTCCGCGAGGGCGGCTTCGGCGCCGGGGCCACCCGGTGGGAGGTCATCCGCACCCTCGTCCTGCCCAACGCCTTCCCCGGGATCCTCACCGGGACGATCCTGGGGCTGGCCCGCGGCCTGGGCGAGGCCGCCCCGCTGCTCCTGATCGGCGCCAAGGGCTACCTGCCGGGCGGCGAGTTCGGCGACCTCAAGGGCAACTTCACCTCGCTGCCCTACCTGATCTCGGACTGGACCAAGCTCCCGCCGAACCAGGGGTGGCCGGACAACACCGCCGCCGCCATCCTCGTGACGCTGGTCGTCATCCTCGGCATCAACGCCGTCGGCATCTACCTCCGCAACCGCTTCGAGAAGGCCTCCAGGTGA
- the phoU gene encoding phosphate signaling complex protein PhoU gives MPEGPVRQAFAAELEHLRLQVEVMGVRVDENLERTREVLRTGDVDLAALTVQADDLIDAMNVSLTERCYDLLTRESPVAGDLRFIVSVLRVLSELERIGDLALRVVKLAPEWELLRRHHETFDILLSMADTAVEQYRTALRAWAAQDLGLAAELADQRPMEAFTERFSRELLGIDGPDAVLAAVRTLVAGRSLDRIADHAAIIGARIRYLITGDPAHLTAEIR, from the coding sequence ATGCCCGAGGGTCCGGTGCGCCAGGCGTTCGCGGCCGAGCTCGAGCACCTGCGCCTCCAGGTCGAGGTGATGGGCGTCCGGGTCGACGAGAACCTCGAGCGCACCCGCGAGGTCCTGCGGACCGGTGACGTCGACCTGGCCGCCCTCACCGTGCAGGCCGACGACCTCATCGACGCCATGAACGTCTCCCTCACCGAGCGCTGCTACGACCTGCTCACCCGGGAGAGCCCCGTCGCCGGGGACCTGCGGTTCATCGTGTCGGTGCTGCGGGTGCTGTCGGAGCTCGAGCGGATCGGCGACCTGGCCCTCCGCGTCGTGAAGCTGGCCCCCGAGTGGGAGCTGCTGCGGCGCCACCACGAGACCTTCGACATCCTGCTCTCGATGGCCGACACCGCGGTCGAGCAGTACCGCACCGCCCTCCGGGCGTGGGCGGCCCAGGATCTGGGCCTGGCGGCCGAGCTGGCCGACCAGCGGCCCATGGAGGCCTTCACCGAGCGGTTCAGCCGCGAGCTGCTCGGCATCGACGGACCCGACGCCGTGCTCGCCGCGGTGCGTACCCTGGTGGCGGGCCGGTCGCTCGACCGCATCGCCGACCACGCCGCCATCATCGGGGCCCGCATCCGCTACCTGATCACGGGCGACCCCGCCCACCTCACCGCCGAGATCCGGTGA
- the phoU gene encoding phosphate signaling complex protein PhoU: MPNSEGTGVQTRRTYHQQLDSIKADLVKMAAMVTEGIPRATQVLLDHDLGGAQAIIDGDDPLDALALETEEQSYAVFALQQPMASDLRGLITGVRMVSEIERSGDLVVNIAKGARRIYGTEYTPRLRGLINRMGDEAARLFRLSIDAFVDGDAAMAAALDDLDDRLDELHQDYIAEIFEAANEGAFDVQVAVQLALIGRYYERIGDHAVNIGERVRYMVTGWLPEQTGAAREAVRNARLGEETAAADAAPADEPTPSPGADEG, encoded by the coding sequence ATGCCCAACAGCGAGGGGACGGGTGTGCAGACCCGCCGGACGTACCACCAGCAGCTCGACTCCATCAAGGCCGACCTGGTCAAGATGGCCGCCATGGTCACCGAGGGGATCCCTCGGGCGACCCAGGTGCTGCTCGACCACGACCTGGGCGGGGCCCAGGCCATCATCGACGGCGACGACCCGCTCGACGCCCTGGCCCTCGAGACCGAGGAGCAGTCCTACGCCGTCTTCGCCCTCCAGCAGCCGATGGCCTCGGACCTCCGCGGGCTGATCACCGGCGTGCGCATGGTCAGCGAGATCGAGCGCAGCGGCGACCTGGTCGTCAACATCGCCAAGGGGGCGCGCCGCATCTACGGCACCGAGTACACCCCCCGCCTGCGGGGCCTCATCAACCGCATGGGCGACGAGGCCGCCCGCCTGTTCCGGCTGTCGATCGATGCCTTCGTCGACGGCGACGCCGCGATGGCCGCCGCCCTCGACGACCTCGACGACCGCCTCGACGAGCTCCACCAGGACTACATCGCCGAGATCTTCGAGGCCGCCAACGAGGGTGCCTTCGACGTCCAGGTCGCGGTGCAGCTGGCGCTCATCGGCCGGTACTACGAGCGCATCGGCGACCACGCCGTGAACATCGGTGAGCGGGTGCGGTACATGGTCACCGGCTGGCTGCCCGAGCAGACCGGTGCCGCCCGCGAGGCGGTCCGCAACGCCCGCCTCGGTGAGGAGACGGCGGCGGCCGACGCCGCGCCGGCCGACGAGCCCACCCCCTCCCCGGGGGCGGACGAGGGATGA
- a CDS encoding substrate-binding domain-containing protein, with protein sequence MHTRVRRVGIATLAAALLLTASACGNDNSDEQTETDAEVDAEASGSVAVSGSSTVEPISAAVAEAIGAQNPDIEVTVEGPGTGDGFELFCSGETDISDASRPIKEEEAAACEEAGIEFIELEVGIDGISVITSPDNPLECLSFADLYALIGPEAEGISTWADATDVAAALGSETELPAEELVITAPGEESGTYDSFIEIVLEAAAEPRVESGDITEDDAATTRTDYAAQADDNAIIEGVAAEPGGLGWVGFAFADQAEGVKLMPISEEPGGECVEPTSETIQDGSYPISRSLYIYVNKAKAEENSAVAAYVDFYLDGLTDFVEGADYIALADDAETRATWEDKTTGTQVEAG encoded by the coding sequence ATGCACACCCGAGTCCGCCGGGTCGGCATCGCCACCCTGGCTGCCGCCCTCCTGCTGACGGCCTCCGCCTGCGGCAACGACAACTCCGACGAGCAGACCGAGACCGATGCCGAGGTCGACGCGGAGGCGAGCGGGTCGGTCGCGGTCTCCGGCTCGTCCACCGTCGAGCCCATCTCCGCCGCCGTGGCCGAGGCCATCGGCGCCCAGAACCCCGACATCGAGGTCACCGTCGAGGGCCCGGGCACCGGTGACGGCTTCGAGCTGTTCTGCAGCGGCGAGACCGACATCTCCGACGCCTCCCGTCCCATCAAGGAGGAGGAGGCGGCGGCGTGCGAGGAGGCCGGGATCGAGTTCATCGAGCTCGAGGTCGGCATCGACGGCATCAGCGTCATCACCTCGCCCGACAACCCCCTCGAGTGCCTGAGCTTCGCCGACCTCTACGCCCTCATCGGGCCGGAGGCCGAGGGCATCTCCACCTGGGCCGACGCCACCGACGTGGCCGCCGCCCTGGGCTCGGAGACCGAGCTCCCCGCCGAGGAGCTGGTGATCACCGCCCCGGGTGAGGAGTCCGGCACCTACGACAGCTTCATCGAGATCGTGCTCGAGGCCGCCGCCGAGCCCCGCGTGGAGTCCGGTGACATCACCGAGGACGACGCCGCCACGACCCGCACCGACTACGCCGCCCAGGCCGACGACAACGCCATCATCGAGGGCGTCGCGGCCGAGCCCGGCGGTCTCGGCTGGGTCGGCTTCGCCTTCGCCGACCAGGCCGAAGGGGTCAAGCTCATGCCCATCTCCGAGGAGCCGGGCGGCGAGTGCGTCGAGCCCACCTCCGAGACCATCCAGGACGGCAGCTACCCCATCTCCCGCAGCCTGTACATCTACGTCAACAAGGCCAAGGCCGAGGAGAACAGCGCGGTCGCGGCCTACGTCGACTTCTACCTCGACGGGCTGACCGACTTCGTCGAGGGCGCCGACTACATCGCCCTGGCCGACGACGCCGAGACCCGGGCGACGTGGGAGGACAAGACCACCGGCACCCAGGTCGAGGCGGGCTGA
- the pstC gene encoding phosphate ABC transporter permease subunit PstC, with protein sequence MSNATGQTPAPVTLAELSRRDGRTAVDAAIGKVLAAVGGLAIVISLLIVGSLLRDSIGFLAGVDLSLLGGDVWRPRSDLYGMLAPLTGTLWVTLVAVVLAAPVGLGAAIYLSEYAKPRVRRFLKPVIEVLASIPSVVVGFFAFRFIAPEITQRIFSESPRLNLLVAGLGVGLLCIPLMTSVSEDALRAVPQAMREASYGIGAKKITTVVRVVVPAAISGLVAAVILTVSRAVGETMVVFLVGGGQPSVASKPTDPGLTITSAMTGVLTGSDQQAGGTQYQSVFFLGLVLFLLTLALNLVAARFVRRVRITY encoded by the coding sequence ATGAGCAACGCCACCGGGCAGACCCCAGCCCCCGTCACCCTGGCCGAGCTGTCCCGTCGGGACGGCCGCACGGCGGTGGACGCCGCCATCGGCAAGGTCCTGGCCGCCGTCGGCGGCCTGGCCATCGTGATCAGCCTCCTCATCGTCGGCTCGCTCCTCCGGGACTCCATCGGGTTCCTCGCCGGCGTGGACCTGTCCCTCCTCGGGGGCGACGTGTGGCGGCCCCGGAGCGACCTGTACGGCATGCTCGCCCCCCTCACCGGCACCCTCTGGGTGACGCTGGTCGCCGTCGTGCTCGCCGCTCCCGTCGGCCTGGGCGCCGCCATCTACCTCTCGGAGTACGCCAAGCCCCGGGTGCGACGGTTCCTCAAGCCCGTCATCGAGGTGCTGGCCAGCATCCCCTCGGTGGTGGTGGGCTTCTTCGCCTTCCGCTTCATCGCCCCCGAGATCACCCAACGGATCTTCTCCGAGAGCCCCCGCCTCAACCTGCTGGTCGCCGGGCTCGGCGTCGGGCTGCTGTGCATCCCCCTGATGACGTCGGTGTCCGAGGACGCACTGCGGGCGGTGCCCCAGGCCATGCGGGAGGCGTCCTACGGGATCGGCGCCAAGAAGATCACGACCGTCGTGCGGGTCGTGGTCCCGGCCGCCATCTCCGGCCTCGTCGCCGCCGTGATCCTCACCGTGTCCCGGGCCGTCGGCGAGACCATGGTCGTCTTCCTCGTCGGAGGCGGTCAGCCGTCGGTGGCGTCGAAGCCGACCGACCCCGGGCTCACCATCACCTCGGCCATGACGGGCGTGCTGACCGGCAGCGACCAGCAGGCCGGCGGCACCCAATACCAGTCGGTGTTCTTCCTCGGCCTGGTCCTGTTCCTCCTCACCCTCGCCCTCAACCTCGTCGCCGCCCGCTTCGTGCGGCGCGTGCGCATCACCTACTGA
- the pstB gene encoding phosphate ABC transporter ATP-binding protein PstB — MSDHPDLAKAAATPEPDGPTVVADGGATVFDVDDLSVYYGDFRAVRDVHLDIKEHEVTAFIGPSGCGKTTVLRCFNRMNDLIDIARVEGTLNYHGVDLYDRQVNPVEVRRRIGMVFQKPNPFPKSIYDNVAYGPRTSGMAKKGAALDEIVERSLRQAALWDEVKDRLKASGLGLSGGQQQRLCIARALATNPEVILMDEPCSALDPIATGRIEDLMEEIKEQYTIIIVTHNMQQAARVSDRCAFFTTEVNETSDTRTGVLVEFDATEVMFSNPSDERTESYVTGRFG; from the coding sequence ATGTCCGACCACCCCGACCTCGCCAAGGCGGCCGCCACGCCCGAGCCCGACGGGCCGACGGTCGTCGCCGACGGCGGGGCCACCGTCTTCGACGTCGACGACCTGTCCGTGTACTACGGCGACTTCCGCGCCGTCCGGGACGTCCACCTCGACATCAAGGAGCACGAGGTCACCGCCTTCATCGGCCCCTCGGGCTGTGGCAAGACGACCGTCCTGCGGTGCTTCAACCGGATGAACGACCTCATCGACATCGCCCGGGTCGAGGGCACGCTGAACTACCACGGCGTCGACCTCTACGACCGCCAGGTGAACCCGGTCGAGGTCCGCCGGCGGATCGGCATGGTCTTCCAGAAGCCGAACCCGTTCCCGAAGTCGATCTACGACAACGTGGCCTACGGCCCCCGCACCTCGGGCATGGCCAAGAAGGGGGCCGCCCTCGACGAGATCGTCGAGCGCAGCCTCCGCCAGGCCGCCCTCTGGGACGAGGTCAAGGACCGGCTCAAGGCGTCCGGGCTCGGCCTCTCCGGCGGTCAGCAGCAGCGCCTCTGCATCGCCCGGGCGCTGGCCACCAACCCCGAGGTCATCCTCATGGACGAGCCCTGCTCGGCCCTCGACCCCATCGCCACCGGGCGCATCGAGGACCTCATGGAGGAGATCAAGGAGCAGTACACGATCATCATCGTGACCCACAACATGCAGCAGGCCGCCCGGGTCAGCGACCGCTGCGCCTTCTTCACCACCGAGGTGAACGAGACCAGCGACACCCGCACCGGCGTCCTCGTCGAGTTCGACGCCACCGAGGTCATGTTCTCGAACCCCTCCGACGAGCGGACCGAGAGCTACGTGACCGGACGGTTCGGCTGA